One candidate division WOR-3 bacterium genomic region harbors:
- the murJ gene encoding murein biosynthesis integral membrane protein MurJ, with translation MADITKGVRAFTIGTAISRVFGLIRESVFAYLYGAGRSTDAFVAAFRIPNLLRDLFAETALSAAFVPVLTAEKQKGKEQQNLLASNIFNILLITVGAIVLLGIIFAPYLVKIITFGFGNVPDKQALTTSLAVIMFPFLLFVALAAWAMGYLNTEREFFAPSVAPAFLNIISIAIPLLSFSYFVTRGTDPIYAMAYGILIGGLIQFLIQVPVLFAKGFHYKLYINFRDPTLRKILVLFVPVALGLAASRINVAVDTFLISFLEERSMTWLNYAFRIMHLPLGLFGVAVGTVALPTLSQHVAEKKFDAARSTLFDSLQLVFFLTVTTSVIIAILAHPITRLIYERGQFTPFDTQATTQALILYIIGVPFIAGIRNVAAVFYAYHDARTPMYASFISVGLHVIISLGLMRIIGFRAFPLATTISSFVNLAILMHKLPAKIGKYEFSPLVDYFMRLLIASIVGGFAGILLNRILNGIFGISFLAQVLNLGVSGSAAMAVCYLTCILMGVTEAKDYIKRLFRRHK, from the coding sequence ATGGCCGATATCACGAAAGGTGTGAGGGCATTTACCATCGGCACGGCTATCAGCCGGGTATTTGGGTTAATCAGGGAATCGGTATTTGCCTATCTCTACGGCGCTGGACGGTCAACAGACGCCTTTGTCGCAGCGTTCCGTATCCCGAATCTCTTACGGGATCTCTTTGCCGAAACCGCACTCTCAGCAGCTTTTGTGCCGGTTCTAACGGCCGAGAAACAAAAGGGCAAAGAGCAGCAAAACCTGCTTGCCAGCAACATATTTAATATTCTACTCATCACGGTAGGCGCCATCGTTCTCCTTGGCATTATCTTCGCGCCGTACCTCGTTAAGATCATTACATTCGGCTTCGGGAATGTACCTGACAAACAGGCGCTTACGACCAGCCTGGCAGTCATCATGTTTCCTTTTCTTCTCTTTGTCGCGCTTGCCGCCTGGGCTATGGGTTATCTCAACACCGAACGAGAGTTTTTTGCCCCTTCTGTGGCACCTGCGTTTCTGAATATCATATCAATAGCCATACCATTACTTTCTTTTTCCTATTTTGTCACACGAGGTACCGACCCAATATACGCGATGGCATACGGTATTTTGATCGGCGGGCTGATACAGTTTCTGATACAGGTGCCGGTTCTCTTTGCCAAGGGTTTTCACTACAAACTATATATTAATTTTCGTGACCCGACACTGCGAAAAATTCTCGTGCTCTTCGTCCCGGTTGCGCTCGGGCTTGCTGCATCACGCATCAACGTAGCCGTCGACACTTTTCTCATTTCATTTCTCGAAGAAAGAAGCATGACGTGGCTCAACTATGCATTCCGTATCATGCATCTTCCACTCGGTCTCTTCGGTGTTGCGGTAGGCACTGTAGCACTGCCGACCTTATCACAACACGTGGCTGAGAAGAAATTCGACGCAGCGCGGTCGACGCTTTTCGATTCTCTCCAGCTCGTTTTCTTTCTTACTGTTACAACATCAGTGATCATAGCAATACTCGCCCATCCAATAACACGATTGATATATGAAAGAGGACAGTTCACACCTTTTGACACGCAAGCCACAACGCAGGCACTCATTCTCTATATAATCGGTGTACCCTTCATTGCCGGCATAAGAAACGTTGCCGCAGTATTTTATGCATACCACGACGCAAGAACACCGATGTACGCGAGCTTCATTTCAGTCGGTCTGCATGTCATAATCAGCCTGGGGTTGATGCGTATCATCGGTTTCCGCGCATTCCCGCTGGCCACGACGATATCTTCATTTGTAAATCTCGCGATATTAATGCACAAGCTTCCCGCGAAAATAGGTAAATATGAATTCTCCCCGCTCGTAGACTACTTCATGCGGCTGCTCATCGCGTCAATTGTGGGAGGATTTGCAGGCATTCTGTTGAACAGAATACTCAATGGTATTTTCGGTATCTCGTTCCTGGCGCAGGTCCTGAACCTCGGAGTGAGCGGCTCTGCAGCCATGGCTGTATGTTACTTAACCTGCATACTGATGGGCGTGACCGAAGCAAAAGACTACATTAAAAGATTGTTCCGCAGACATAAATAA
- the gap gene encoding type I glyceraldehyde-3-phosphate dehydrogenase translates to MKAKVGINGFGRIGRLFFRIGYKSDKFEIAAINDITDAKTLAYLLKYDSVHRTFDADVKAGDSALVVNGKEYKVYAEKDPSKLPWKELGVDYVLEATGKFREYGKAELHIKGGAKRVILSAPGKGEPKIPGFVMGVNHGSYDPKKHMIFSNASCTTNCFAPIVKVLHENFKIRKGLMTTTHAYTNDQRILDLPHKDLRRARAAAVSMIPTSTGAAKAIVELFPDLKGKLDAVAIRVPIPDVSVVDFVAELERETTKDEVNGAFKKAADGNLKGILMYCDEPLVSSDFIGNPYSSIFDSELTLVIGNIVKVFGWYDNEYGYSARTVDLFEYVIGRE, encoded by the coding sequence ATGAAAGCGAAAGTTGGGATCAATGGCTTTGGCCGTATTGGTCGGTTATTCTTCAGGATCGGGTACAAGAGTGATAAATTTGAGATCGCGGCAATAAACGATATTACCGATGCAAAAACTCTTGCCTACTTACTGAAATACGACTCGGTTCACCGGACTTTTGATGCCGATGTGAAGGCTGGAGACAGTGCACTGGTCGTGAACGGAAAAGAATATAAGGTTTATGCTGAAAAAGACCCATCAAAATTGCCTTGGAAAGAGCTGGGTGTTGATTATGTGCTGGAAGCAACGGGGAAATTCCGTGAATATGGCAAGGCAGAGTTGCATATCAAAGGTGGCGCCAAGCGCGTGATACTTTCAGCGCCAGGTAAAGGCGAGCCAAAGATTCCAGGTTTTGTAATGGGCGTTAATCATGGTTCATATGACCCGAAGAAGCATATGATATTCTCCAATGCTTCATGCACGACAAACTGCTTCGCTCCGATTGTCAAGGTCCTACACGAGAATTTCAAAATCCGCAAGGGTTTGATGACAACGACCCATGCGTACACTAATGACCAGCGGATTCTTGATCTCCCGCATAAGGATCTGCGACGCGCAAGAGCAGCAGCAGTTTCTATGATTCCTACATCTACCGGCGCGGCGAAAGCTATTGTGGAGTTATTCCCTGACCTGAAGGGGAAACTCGATGCCGTCGCGATAAGGGTGCCGATACCGGATGTTTCGGTTGTCGATTTCGTCGCTGAATTAGAACGCGAGACGACCAAGGATGAAGTGAATGGTGCGTTCAAGAAAGCCGCTGATGGTAATTTGAAGGGCATTCTCATGTATTGTGATGAACCGCTCGTTTCGTCGGATTTCATTGGCAATCCATACTCTTCAATATTCGATTCCGAGTTGACACTTGTTATCGGCAACATTGTCAAGGTCTTTGGCTGGTATGATAATGAATACGGGTACTCGGCACGCACGGTTGATCTGTTCGAATATGTCATCGGGAGAGAGTGA